TTGCTAATGCTATTATTGATTGGATTCGAGTGAGGCAAATTTGAAGGGTTAGAGTacaattaaaatttaagatGCAAGGTGAGAATGGTGTATAAATTCAAAAGTGCAAAATAAAATTACTTCATCTATAAATGCGCAGACTTGTAAATATATGAAGGCATAAGTAGCGAGTAAATATATGAAGGCATATGTAGCAATAATGGAAATAAATGTGAAAATAATGAAACATGAGCGCAAACATACATGTCAACGAAACATGCAAGTGTAAATAGATGTGCCTAGAAAATAATGCTAACGTATCTAGATGTATTCTCTTTAGCTATGCTGGGATTGCAAGATTTTTGACTTAATAATTGCATCAATTCGCCCTTGGACAATTATATATTAACTAAACCAGTAAATCTAATGAGATATTAATTGATTGGCAATGCTTATGACATAAGTTCATCATATCAGTGAAAAGAATTTTAACCCCGCGAACGGTATATACACATCTCCGCACATTCTTGCTtaaagaaaattaagagtacTTCAAATATTCAACCATTCATTTCATGATCATATGACAATGAAAACCATATGACCTACATCGTTTTGCGAATGTGAAAACAGTTTTTTATCTGCGACGCAATTAACAATTCATACCAGAAATAGGGAACAGAAGCATAGTTAGAAGTAGAATATGCATTTTCCCAAACCACAAGCCTGCGATATAATTTTCGACCAAAAAGATACACAGTGGCATAACAGTAACGAGCCAGTGAAGTCATTATTGCTTGCATGCATTTCCTTAGTCCTCGCTTCTCAGCACAACATTAGCGCACAAGGGTATATTTTCATACTCCCTCCTCCGTGCCATATATTTAGGGGCTGCTTGGTTAAAGGGTTTGGGAATCATAGAATGAAATAAACCCCTTATTTGTTGCTTGAGTTAAACCTATTGGAATGCAATCTTTGgaatcatttctaaaaaatcGGACTTCCTTCATTCCCGAGCAAATTGGGAGGTTTGGGACAAAACCCTCAATTGATTCCCTCAGACAATATTTATGACGGGCctactttctctttctctccatCACACGCAGCACCTTCTGTTCTCCTTCTTCAtcagattttctctctcttcttcttcatctcttATCCAAATTTTCTTCTTCGTTGCCTCTGCAATTTTCTCTGTAATTTTCTTCTCCGTTGCCTCTGCAATATTCTTCTCCGTATGCAAgcttttctcttccttcttctcTGTTTTTTCAGGCTACTCACTGGTtagctaaaaataaaaaagaaaagaagggaatcTGACACAATAATACTAACTGGACCAAAATGCTATGCTCTAGACCCATCACCTTCTCACTTTTATTCCACTCACGCTACTCGttgtgttttcttgaattaCGCATTCAATGGAAGCTCAGAAACAAAGGGTCAATCGATTCTtgatattttggttatttgatccgTGAATACTAGTATAGTTTGGGTGGGCTTCTGATTGCCTTGTACCTATTTGTAAAATTGTTTGCCTAAATACCTTTCAGTTTCATAGTTATGGgcattaaatacaaaacctgcgagttttccataaagagctggtatcttatgagttattttttttttttttttaactttcacatatttaatttatattaaatacaaaacacaCTAGTATTcttttgggcgctatttaaccagtttttcctataaagagatggtgtgtttcccataaagagttgacacaaaacatactacaaaacctgccagttttccataaagagctggtatcttATGcgctatttctttttctttttttgactttcacatatttaatttataaatataaaacatactagttttcctttggccgctatttaaccaatttttccaataaagagttggtatgtttcccataaagaattggtacaaaacatactacaaaacctaccagttttccataaagagctggtatgttatgtgctatttaaccaatttttcatatttaaacaaatttatgaaaattaaaataacgtatttgaaAATTGCGTTTTTATTTGGAAGAACACATTCCTTGGATGCATTTTTCACCCTTTGGGAAGAGACTCAAAAATCGCCATCCTTTGGGAAGTTAGTTTAAAAACTCCCTCTTTTTGGGAATTTACTCCTTGTTAATGCAGCCACTACATTTATTTTCtggtattaatttttttaaaatttatgattttcttatgttttatCAAAAAGTTAATAACTATTGTAGTTACAATTATGGAGATGTTAATTTGTCGTATGtgtaattcttttattttataagaattgttatatcatgggaaaatttggaatttaattgcatttaattccgaAACACTCATCAAACCAAGCATCAAGAATTGGAATGATGCTAATTCCAATGTGTGAACCAAGCTagatattggaatgaaaagtttaattccaaaaccagagtccatgattccatttccatttccgATTCCAATCTGTGAAACAAGCAGCCCCTTAGTTGTGTTTGGGGATGTGTATTTTTTATGCATAGTATactttatcaaaaaaaaatttcttttatttcatttttacccTTAATCATGTAGTAATCAAAGTAAAAAAGTAGAAAGTAATTTTATCACATTTGTCTTTATGCATCATTAATGAAGGGTATAAGGGGAATTTCAAAGTATAAAGTAATTAGAAATGTCAAATATGACACATATTTTGGGacagtaaaaaaagaaaagtataaTATTTTCAATGGGACAGAGAAAGCAGCATTTTTCTCTAAAAAATCACAACCTATAAATTAACAAAACTCTTTTTCTATGTTCGTTGCTTTTGGATTTTGTAGCTATCTCGTTTCccatattttcttcttttttttttttggcccggAGGTTGAAGAAACGGGGTTAAATTGAGCAAGTTTATGGCTGGATTTTACTTccagaaaagaggagagaataCAGAAATTTGTTCATATGCAGCTTTGAACAATGAATCAGTTGGACTAGACTTGTACCTTGAGATATTTTGAGTCTTTGACTTTCTAGTTTCTATACGCAAATCTCAGAACCGCCAGTTTTCTGTATACGACTTTGTAGTTTGAAAAGTATTCGCTCTCGGTATTCAGTATACACATGACGGTcaacttcttcaattttcagcCGATTATTTCAACTTCCAAGTTCCAACTACTTAAATTCAGAAATTATTTCCCTTGGCTCTTTTACCTATTTTTGTTTCCCTTTATAGTGTACACATGCCATTGTTCATTTAACTTTCTTCTCGCATCCGCACCAGGCTAATTTTATTGGATGACAAATCATCACTTAAACTAACGAGTGCAAACGAATCTAATCAAATTTAGCACTTTAGTATTTAAATTTGTTCAATTATTTTAACGAATTTTGTAGTTGTCGAATCGAATTTGAACaaattttttattgaatttaaacTCTTTAAATTTAACTTGACTACTCAGTGaaccaattttgaataaatttttaccATGCCGAATCGACGTCGATTCAAATATCAAGTAGTTGGTACATTTTTTAATCCATTTAAACTGAATCTTTTCACTTCATCCCACCTataaaagccaaaaaaaaaaaaaatgaaagtaaaagaAGATAACACAAGACAAGACTAATTAATAATTCattattgcaaaaaaaaaaagaataaatacaagagaatatattttttttttaaaaaaagactTTTTAATCAAGTAAACTGAATAAATTCTCGAGTTGCCTTTTCCGCAAAGAAACATCGAATTAAATACAACTGCCAGTACCATTGGTTAAATAACTTACtgcaattttggatttggactcAACTTACTTAGTATTTAAAATACTCAGTCAAAGTAGAACAGCACGCTTTTTCTTTGTCCCCGcaataaataaacaaacaatCCTCATTCTAACCTCACATCGAATTCCACTCACCCAAATCGCCGTCCAATGAAATTCGTGTCCAATAGGCTAATAATTGTCTGGTTACTCGGGCGTCACACTCGAACAGAATCACCATCACCGTCACTCTAGACTAACTTCCCGACCaatttccccctttttttttatttcacaaataaataaaacacgcgctttttctcctttttcgaTTCGACGAATCCATCAATAGTaaaagagaagaagaggagAGATGTCACTGCGAAGGAATTTTCTGTCCCGACGCATTTCGAATCGATCCTTCTCGCTTTCTTCTAAATCAGTGAAAGAGCTGAAGAATTTTGATAGTGTAAATCGCGATCGTATTTATGACGTCAATAATAGTAACAATGTTATGAGAAGTGGAGATGGTGAAGGGGAGGATCTTCAAAGCGCTGCCGTTTGGGGTACCGGAGAGATGGCTCCGACGCCGTCTCGGTGGTCGAGTATGCTGCCGGAGCTGTTAGGTGAGATTATACAGCGGGTGGAGGCTAGTGAAGATGTGTGGCCGCGCCGCCAAAACGTCGTCGCTTGTGGATGCGTTTGTAAGGGCTGGAGAGAGATTACAAAAGATGTTGTGGCGTCATCCTCTCGTCAGCCTGACGGCGCTGCCAAAATTACCTTTCCTTCCTGCCTCAAAAAGGTCCAAACTCTGGTTTTAATTGCGCATTTATTGGGATTGTGTAGGTGTTGGTTTTCAATTTGTCTCTTGATATgattttgttggaatttttttttttatcttttaatgTTGCAATTTCCTTGCCTTTTAGATGAGTTTTTAAGGTTCTTAGTGTAGAATTTATTGGAACTAGTTCTGGTTTTTTGGGAATTTCGTTCGTCAGAGCCAAAATTTGCATCTTTTAGTATATTATTTGCAACTCAAAAAGAATATGCGGGTTAATGGTTCGAGCCGAGTTATTACTTTCTTGTGCTGCCCTCTTTTGTTTAGGGAGTAGGTGCTAAATATGAGCTGAAATTGAGCTTGTACGAACTTCTTTTGTTAAACCAATCTAGAAGAAGGTTTAGTGTCCGTCAACTTCAAGATTGGCCCAATAATAAAACTTGATAATTAAAGATAGATCAACTAAGTTGCTTGAGCTCAATTGGATTCAAATCGATAAAATATAGTGTGAGTTTGGCATGTATGGTGATCAAGCCAAGCATGATCTCAAATTTAAGCTTgttaaaaaattcattcaaGCTTGAACGAAATAGTATTTGGCTCGATTAAGCTTTTCTGAACATCTATGGCTCTGCGTTCTCAGCTTTTGATGTCTCAAGCCTTTCTCATGATGTTGGTTTTTGATGGAGACTTGGGAGCTAGAATGCTCTCCATTCATTACTGTCGGTTGGAGTCAATGTTTCTAAAAAagagtgtttttttttcttggttacCAATTCTATGTAGTGTTATTTCTTGTGCAGCCGGGGCCGCGTGATGCTCCACTTCAATGTCTTATAAAACGCGACAAGAAGAATGGGACATTTCGCCTTTACCTTGCTCTTTCACCATGTAAGCGATGCGTGTACAATTATGCAAAATATTTTCTGATGCTCTTGCTTGTTCTTGATTGACTCTTTTATAGCAAGGTTGTTGTCAAACTTGTTTGACTAGTAAAAGCTTGAATTTTGAGGTTATATTCTGTAATGCAGAATTAACTCTATTGCAGTGGAACATACCTTTGTTATTAGACAAGTCAACTTGGCATTTTTTATCACCTGCCTGTTTTGCTGGATGAAGGAGGTTTGATTTGGGAggacttgattttgattgaaaAGTTTAGATTTTGATTCTGTGGCAACATTTGTTTAATGGAATGGACTTTTGCTTTGTGATTTTCATTAGGAAATGACTTTATCCTGATTGTCAACAATTTGCTTCTGTTGTTTACTGGAGCTGCATCATATTAGAGCTTACAGTTCTTCACTTTGATTTACCTTTATCAGGTTTCATGTCTAGTACACATTCCTTAATGGTGCTGCTGTACCAAATAACTGGTAGAACTTTACCATGATTGCGTTCGAGATTACCTTACTTTCTTCTTGTAAATAGGAATTATTTGCATTTCAGTTCTTCATCAGACTACTGGTTCAtgctttcttttcaaaattttgagtttttgcAGAAATAGTACTGGCAAAGCTGCTGAGTAAAGTGGTTTATGTCTAAGGTTAAGAGAACTGTGATTATACAGAAGATTTGTTAAATGGCCTTAACTTGCTTTTAACCAAAAGGTTACAAGTAGTTAAGAATGGGTATTTActgttttttcaaaaacaaggtTTTCAAATACGAtgctacagtaatacacaaataaaaatgACTCAAAAAACATTTCATTCgtacaatatatcaaatatttcaaaaaatatttatagtaAAAGTTTTTGATATACACTGGTactgtaaaatttttcaaaaacactcccaaaaacagctaatccaaacggatttAGAGGTTGTTTGTCGTTTAATTTGTGTTAGTAGTTCCCAAGTTTTGTGAGTTTTTTGAGCATTAAGTTGACCAGATTTCTTTTTGCGGGTTTCCAAAGTCATATTATCATCTGATCTTTATATTAATTTGCTATTTGGCAGCATTCATGGATGAGGGAAAGTTTCTCTTAGCAGCAAGACGATATGGAAAGGGTACCCACTCTGAGTACATAATATCTCTTGATCCTGATGATTTTTCTCAAGGAAGTAATGCCTATGTTGGAAAACTGAGGTTAGCTTTTTTGTTCGATCTTCAAAAACTTTTGGGTGAAGTTGAgacatttgtttcctttttggTGAAGTCTGTAGGTCTTGCATTTGTATTTCTTACTCTATACTGGGTAATTCTTGTTTGTTTGCATGTCAGATATTCCTAGGGCCAGATCTATTTTTCCCTTTCATATCCTTTTTTATGATGCTCTAATCCAATTTTCGGGTATCATAGATGAGAATGAAGTCAGAGACTGTGTGCATCAAGGAAATTATTTATATCTAAAACTGACCGGTGAGGCTGAGAGGGTCTTTCTTTGATCAGAGCAAAATATTCACCAAGATTCTATGTGCAGGTCAGATTTCCTAGGCACCAATTTTACCATTTATGATAGCCAACCTCCACACAATGGAGCTAAACCATCAAGCAGCAGGGCTGGCCGTCGTTTTGCCAGCAAGCAGATAAGCCCCCAAGTACCAGCGGGTAATTTTGAAATTGGAGAAGTATCATATAAGTTCAACCTCCTGAAATCAAGAGGTCCAAGAAGGATGGTATGTGCACTGAAGTGCCCTTGGTCAGAGGACATTTCTGTCGACAAAGTAAATGGTGATTCAAAAACAGAGAGTTCTTTGTCTGCTATTTCGAGCTATACTGTTTTGAGAAACAAAGCTCCCAGATGGCACGAGCACTTGCAATGTTGGTGTTTGAATTTTCATGGTAGGGTAACAGTTGCATCAGTTAAGAATTTTCAACTCGTTGCAACAGTGGATCAAAGCCAGCCAGATGGAAAAGGGGACGAGGAGACAGTTCTTCTCCAGTTTGGCAAGGTGGGAGATGATATTTTCACCATGGACTATAGGCAGCCTTTGTCAGCCTTCCAGGCATTTGCCATTTGCCTTACCAGTTTTGGCACTAAACTGGCCTGCGAGTAAGAATGGCGGCCGCCATATCCACGAGACTAATTACCGTTGCCGTTTATGAGGAGGCTCTTTTGATATGCTTCGTCTTTAAAGTATCTTCAGATAATTCTGATTTGCCTTTCCCAAGTCAATGCACGTCATAATATTTTGTATAGATAAGTTAGTCAAAGGTGGAATTTTTAGTATCTGATGATCATCATGTACTGATCTTAATAACTATTTGAAATTTCAAAGCTTTAATGTTTCTTATATGCAAATTGTAGAATGGCTTTGTCGGGATGCTATAGACCCGCTTGCCTTCATCCTTAGGCTCGCCTACTTGTATATTTGGACTAAAAATGTCGCCCAACCGCATGAGGTGGGAAATAGGTTTTATAGGGGGTGGGGGAAACGGTGGAGGGGAAAGGTGGAGGAGGGGGGGAGGAAGAAGACAGGAAGGGGAAAAGGAGGACGGTGGTGTGGAAGGAGTGGGGGAAGGTGGCAGATGGTGGTATGGGGAAGAGAAAGCGGAAGGGGTGACGTGTGGGGGCAGGGGGATGGTGGCGGTTGTTTGTGACTATGGTGACTAAAGTGGTTGACATGGTTGTGGTTGCTTGTGACTATGGTGACTAAGGTGGGTGACGCGTGATGGGTGATGGAGTTTTATAAATATTTCTCACACActttaaatacataaataaattttataaaaattttacaataaattatagtaaatttttaaataaaatcttAAAGAGTACATCACCCAAGCGAATTTGGAGCATATTTTATTCTACGCATACGCACACACCTTGCACATGCACGCCCACTCACACACGTATACAGAGGCTCAAGCGGAGGGATTGCCTGAGCTCGAAATTGGAAGATTTTCAGttttttggtttcttaattattgcacttgtttcttgattcatTTTGTTGGATGAGATGTTGGATGATTACAATGTTATATGTGCAAATAAAATGACTGCATGGAGCGGAGCGGAGAAGAATGATTTTCATCTTACCCTTCCATTATTGCTTGAATAATACTCCAACTCAAGTAGGTACACAATTATTCGCGACTTTTTCAATTGTTTGTGGCTAAGAAAAGTGTTCTCGTCCTCGAATTGTAAACTCTTCTTAGTAGTCCCAAGTTTCCTAAAACTGTATGAAATtgaccttttttcttttattgatTTCATTTTCATATATATTAGTAAAGCTACATTTATTTCCAAATTAAAGTTGAGGAGATCTAAATTGTGACTACTGTATTGCTCGACTATACACACCTAGAAAAATTCTTTTCGTCGGGCATGAAGATTCTGTTATGGATTTTACCTATACCAATCTTTTTTAAAGTGTGAAATGCTATCATTTAGTAGCAACTTCAACCTTTTGTTAAGGCCCCTACAATTTCGTCTGTCAACATTCttcatgtttatttttcatTCAATCATCTATATTTACAAATCACGCATGTATTTGAAAAAGAAACATGTAATGACATTCAGTTTTATATAGTAAGTACTACTTCATTTCTCTTGAGGTAAAAAGGTTCTCTTCAACCAACTTGTCATACAAATAGTTACTTTACATTTCTATTAATTTCACTCTTGCATGGTTCGTGTTTCCAATACTTTTTAACATATTCCACCAGGAAACCAAACACGGTGCAACTCCCAATAGAAACCCCTAAAATGAAGAAAACTTTTTGGCCAGCATTCAAAATACTAAATACTTGGTAAAACCTTTATCAGTTTATCATAGCTAATTGGTTGTAACACAGTTTTGACCTCTGCATTTAACATATAAGCCCGTGCATAGCACAGGTAAAAATGCTAGTAGAATCATATCCGTGACCAATACTCATGCAAAGCATCATAACTGTGAAAAATAGGCAAATATAGCAAATACAAGACAAAGATTCACATTTGACAAGGAAGAGCCACATCCATTAGCCATAGTTTCAAGAGACACAAGTCACAACAGTAGTTAAAAGGGCTGCCAAAGTAAGAACGGAAAGGGGTGGGGAGGTTTCATTTACACCACTATTCTTAGGCCTCAAACGACAATCACATTGCAGAACACTGGCTTCTTCCATTCCcattgttttatttctttcctCGAAGTTTCACACCCAGAGCCCTCTCCAGTTTAGAGATAATCTGCTGATTTGGAATTGCCTTCCCTGATTCGTACTCCTGGATGACTTGTGGCTTCTCATTTATCAGCTGTAGACAGGAAACAATAGATTAAAATGATTGCTCCTCATTTATCTCCACATCACATAATTGACTCAGGGTAATAAATGTTTACATCTGGTTGCCATCTATCTAAGTGGTGTGATAATCTTAAGTCAATCTGTGTAAACAAAAGAGATACCTGTGCAAGTTGAGCTTGATTAAGTTTCTTCTCCTGTCGAGCTTGCATGATTGCTTTCTTCAATTCAGTTGGTACCTTCtgatctgaaaaaaaaaatgaaatcataAGATCACATCAAGATGACAAATGGCTTTCCGAAACATAGTATCAGCATATCAGCATACATCAATTTCTACA
Above is a genomic segment from Coffea eugenioides isolate CCC68of chromosome 5, Ceug_1.0, whole genome shotgun sequence containing:
- the LOC113770417 gene encoding tubby-like F-box protein 7, producing the protein MSLRRNFLSRRISNRSFSLSSKSVKELKNFDSVNRDRIYDVNNSNNVMRSGDGEGEDLQSAAVWGTGEMAPTPSRWSSMLPELLGEIIQRVEASEDVWPRRQNVVACGCVCKGWREITKDVVASSSRQPDGAAKITFPSCLKKPGPRDAPLQCLIKRDKKNGTFRLYLALSPSFMDEGKFLLAARRYGKGTHSEYIISLDPDDFSQGSNAYVGKLRSDFLGTNFTIYDSQPPHNGAKPSSSRAGRRFASKQISPQVPAGNFEIGEVSYKFNLLKSRGPRRMVCALKCPWSEDISVDKVNGDSKTESSLSAISSYTVLRNKAPRWHEHLQCWCLNFHGRVTVASVKNFQLVATVDQSQPDGKGDEETVLLQFGKVGDDIFTMDYRQPLSAFQAFAICLTSFGTKLACE